One Drosophila subpulchrella strain 33 F10 #4 breed RU33 chromosome 2R, RU_Dsub_v1.1 Primary Assembly, whole genome shotgun sequence genomic window, CCAGCTTCGATGAACCTCTCCGGAGTGCCGTGTTCATGAACACCCGCGGCACCAAGTACATGCTGGAACTGGCCCTGACCCTGAAGCACCTGGACTTCTTCGCCTACTGCTCGACGGCCTACTGCCACCTGCACGTGAAGACGCTGTACGAGAAGCCCTACGACCCGCCGGCAGATCCGCACAAGGTGATGCAGGCCTGCGAGTGGCTGACGGACGACGAGGTGGCCACCATTGAGCGCAAGGTGCTCGGGGATATCCCGAACACATACGCCTACACCAAGTCGCTGGCCGAGGCCCTGGTGGTGGAGAAGTTTGACGAGCTGCCCGCCGTGATCCTGCGACCCTCGATCGTGATCCCCATCTGGAAGGAGCCCATTCCCGGCTGGACAGACAACATCAACGGACCTACTGGTCTGCTTATTGGAGCGGGAAAGGGTGTCATTCGCACCATGTACTGCAATTCCTCTGGCTACGGGGATTTCCTGCCCGTGGATGTGGCTGTCAACGGTATCCTGGTGGCCAGTTGGAGGAATATCACTGCGGGCACGGACACCACCAATCGGGTGGCACACATGACGTCCTCCAACGACATTAAAGTATCCTGGGCGGAGATCATCGAGCTGGGTCGCTGGGTGATCGAGAACAAGGTGCCGCTGAATGGCGTGGCCTGGTATCCGGGGGGCTCAATGAAGTCCAACTACTGGGTGCACTACGTCTGCATGGTGCTCTTCCAGTGGATGCCGGCTCTCTTCGTGGACGCCCTGTTATGGATCCTACGCTATCCTCCCGTACTGTGCCGCGTCCAGAATCGTATCTTCAAGGGATTCGAGGTGTTCGAGTACTATGCCAATAATGTGTGGAACTTTGACAACTCAGAGGCGGTGAAGCTGCGCAAGCTCATGAATAACAAAGAGCGGCGCACATACGTTATAGAGAAGATCGAGCTGGACCTTATCGACTACTTCACCAACTGCGTCCTCTGCGCCCGCCGTCTGATCCTAAAGGAGTCGGACGAGTCCATTCCGGCGGCCAGGAGGCACATGAAAGTGTAAGTACTAACCCTGCCCATGGAATACCAACCCCCCACTAACCATGATCTCTTTTTTATCCCAGGATGTGGGTGGTGGACAAGGTCTACAAGGGCATCTGGATATTCGGCATCCTCTACATGCTCTACAGGTGCTTCTTCGCAGGCTAAAAACCGTCCGGATGGGACGCTTAGTTAAGAATAAGTGCTGGAGACCAAAAGATGTGCCCTGCCCCAAGCCGTAGTTGTTATGTTTTCTTTAGGAACTAAGTTTTCTAGTTATAGGCGGTGCTGTTGATAAGAAACGTTTGTAATTCACTTGTTTTGAAAGGCAGCGAATAAAACATTGGTTTATGTATGGTGTCGAGTTTTCAGCGCTGCATGGAATATACAGGGTAGCACATGGGTTTCAGATGGGGAAATTGGGGTGactaaaatatacatttttgaatttgGCGCGAAACGAAGCTACTTCGATTTATGTAGTGTTGTAAAACGcgttttgaaaaaaatttcccgttatttatttataaataggTACAAGAGGTTCAAATTAGTAGCCGATTGCATAAGAAAACAAGATCACTATTTTTTCCCTATCAATTTATTGGGAAACTAaagttaatatttaaaaacaaacagttTAATCTGTACGTAACTAATTTCATAAATGGATCATAAGGCACACCATTTATTCGATGAAAATAAGTTTCTTAGAGCGTACAGTATCACCTTCTGGTCATACAAGTTCCGTTCGATATATGTATTCCAAATGATCAAACTTATttcgagaaaaataaaaatcaacaaCCTAGGTAAGGTT contains:
- the LOC119551681 gene encoding putative fatty acyl-CoA reductase CG5065 gives rise to the protein MAAKPKFVYEKDDLATIGEVDDNEVDRIAECFKGRSLFITGGTGFLGKVLVEKLLRSCGGLKRIYLLIRPKKGKDPQERIKDIFQNVLFDQVKQLRGEEHILQQVVAIAGDVLSPGLGISEKDLETLRQEVSIVYHCAATVRFDEPLRSAVFMNTRGTKYMLELALTLKHLDFFAYCSTAYCHLHVKTLYEKPYDPPADPHKVMQACEWLTDDEVATIERKVLGDIPNTYAYTKSLAEALVVEKFDELPAVILRPSIVIPIWKEPIPGWTDNINGPTGLLIGAGKGVIRTMYCNSSGYGDFLPVDVAVNGILVASWRNITAGTDTTNRVAHMTSSNDIKVSWAEIIELGRWVIENKVPLNGVAWYPGGSMKSNYWVHYVCMVLFQWMPALFVDALLWILRYPPVLCRVQNRIFKGFEVFEYYANNVWNFDNSEAVKLRKLMNNKERRTYVIEKIELDLIDYFTNCVLCARRLILKESDESIPAARRHMKVMWVVDKVYKGIWIFGILYMLYRCFFAG